A DNA window from Hydrogenophaga taeniospiralis contains the following coding sequences:
- a CDS encoding serine/threonine protein kinase, protein MSKVKPAPLPPDTVIGGYRIVRKLAAGGFGVVYLAVDTEGQQVAVKEYLPSSLATRGPGELLPQVQPEKLSLYRLGLKSFFEEGRALAQISHASVVSVLNFFRENETVYMVMNYLEGSSLQEFIITARDLKKQKVFRESTIRSLYDEVLRGLRIVHQHKMLHLDIKPANIFVTDDNRSVLIDFGAAREVLSKEGNFIRPMYTPGFAAPEMYRRDSSMGPWTDIYAIGACIYASMQGYPPNDAPQRLEKDRLSLALSRLRGVYSDNLIEVVEWCMSLDPLSRPQSVFALQKELSRETERSYTKLTVAEKMRLQFDNIVSDSKKSPRKSTDAGTKFR, encoded by the coding sequence ATGTCAAAGGTCAAACCCGCCCCGCTGCCGCCGGACACCGTGATCGGTGGCTACCGTATTGTTCGCAAGCTGGCGGCCGGTGGATTCGGTGTGGTGTACCTTGCCGTGGACACCGAAGGCCAGCAAGTGGCCGTCAAGGAATACCTGCCGTCCTCGCTGGCCACGCGCGGCCCTGGCGAGCTGTTGCCCCAGGTGCAGCCCGAGAAGCTGTCGTTGTACCGCCTGGGCCTCAAGAGCTTTTTTGAAGAAGGTCGGGCATTGGCCCAGATCTCGCACGCCTCGGTGGTCAGCGTGCTCAACTTCTTCCGCGAAAACGAAACCGTCTACATGGTCATGAACTACCTGGAGGGCTCGTCCCTGCAGGAATTCATCATCACCGCGCGGGATCTCAAGAAGCAGAAGGTGTTTCGCGAGTCCACCATCCGTTCGCTGTACGACGAGGTGCTGCGTGGCCTGCGCATCGTGCACCAGCACAAGATGCTGCACCTGGACATCAAGCCGGCCAATATTTTCGTGACCGATGACAACCGCTCGGTGCTGATCGATTTTGGTGCGGCTCGCGAGGTGTTGAGCAAGGAAGGCAATTTCATCCGGCCCATGTACACGCCCGGTTTTGCAGCGCCCGAGATGTACCGGCGCGACTCCAGCATGGGGCCGTGGACCGACATCTATGCCATTGGCGCCTGCATCTACGCCAGCATGCAGGGCTACCCGCCCAACGACGCGCCACAACGGCTCGAAAAAGACCGCCTGTCGCTGGCGCTGTCCCGTTTGCGCGGTGTCTACTCCGACAACCTGATCGAGGTGGTCGAATGGTGCATGTCGCTCGATCCACTCTCCCGCCCCCAGTCGGTGTTTGCGCTGCAGAAAGAGCTGAGCCGTGAAACCGAGCGCAGCTACACCAAGCTGACCGTGGCCGAGAAGATGCGGCTGCAGTTCGACAACATCGTGTCCGACAGCAAGAAATCGCCACGCAAGTCGACCGACGCCGGGACCAAGTTCCGATGA
- a CDS encoding PP2C family protein-serine/threonine phosphatase has protein sequence MKFSVYQISRQGGRERNEDRMGYAYTRESGLLVLADGMGGHPEGAMAAQLALQTFSAYFQKTANPTVREVPEFLSSALMAAHHQIIRYAAEKGMLDTPRTTLVAAVLERNQMNWIHCGDSRLYIVRDGELLTRTRDHSYMEQQAHLGKATEHINRNILFTCLGSPAKPVYDISGALQLQQGDRVLLCSDGLWGTVKDAEIVSELSKNSLEQAVPELVELALKRGGPRCDNVTVLAMEWETPDEFQTTRVSTEDIEDGVFASTIQSGVADPTIEDMDDEEIEKSIAEINEAIRRTAEKNS, from the coding sequence ATGAAGTTTTCGGTTTACCAGATCAGCCGCCAGGGCGGTCGTGAGCGCAACGAGGACCGCATGGGCTACGCCTACACGCGCGAGTCCGGCTTGCTGGTGCTGGCCGATGGCATGGGCGGGCACCCCGAAGGGGCCATGGCGGCCCAGTTGGCGCTGCAGACCTTTTCGGCCTATTTCCAGAAGACGGCCAACCCGACGGTGCGCGAAGTGCCGGAATTTCTCTCCAGCGCCCTGATGGCGGCGCACCACCAGATCATCCGCTACGCAGCGGAAAAAGGCATGCTCGACACACCGCGCACCACCCTGGTGGCCGCGGTGCTGGAGCGCAACCAGATGAACTGGATCCACTGCGGTGACTCGCGTCTGTACATCGTGCGCGACGGCGAGCTGCTCACCCGCACGCGCGACCACTCGTACATGGAACAGCAGGCCCACCTGGGCAAGGCCACCGAGCACATCAACCGCAACATTCTTTTCACCTGCCTGGGCTCTCCGGCCAAGCCGGTGTACGACATTTCGGGTGCGCTGCAACTGCAGCAGGGGGACCGGGTGCTGCTGTGTTCCGACGGTCTCTGGGGCACGGTCAAAGACGCGGAGATCGTGTCCGAGCTCTCGAAAAACTCGCTGGAACAGGCGGTGCCCGAGCTCGTGGAGTTGGCGCTCAAGCGTGGCGGGCCGCGTTGTGACAACGTGACCGTGCTGGCCATGGAGTGGGAGACACCCGACGAATTCCAGACCACGCGCGTGTCCACCGAAGACATCGAGGACGGCGTGTTCGCCTCCACCATCCAGTCGGGCGTGGCCGATCCGACCATTGAAGACATGGACGACGAGGAGATCGAGAAATCGATCGCCGAAATCAACGAGGCGATCCGGCGCACAGCCGAAAAGAATTCCTGA
- the rph gene encoding ribonuclease PH, translated as MTDFIRPGHRAADALRPVRITRGFTIHAEGSVLIEFGDTKVLCTASVEEKVPPHKRGSGEGWVTAEYGMLPRATHTRSDREAAKGKQSGRTQEIQRLIGRSLRAVFDLKALGERTISLDCDVLQADGGTRTASITGAFIAAHDAVTQLLAEGKIATSPIKDHVAAISVGILQGIPLLDLEYVEDSACDTDMNVVMTGSGHFVEVQGTAEGVAFSRQEMDALLALAEKGVAELVALQKQSLEA; from the coding sequence ATGACAGATTTCATTCGACCCGGCCACCGGGCCGCCGACGCCCTGCGCCCGGTGCGCATCACCCGGGGGTTCACCATCCACGCCGAAGGTTCGGTGCTGATCGAGTTTGGCGACACCAAGGTGTTGTGCACCGCCTCGGTGGAGGAAAAGGTGCCACCGCACAAGCGCGGCAGTGGCGAAGGCTGGGTCACGGCCGAATACGGCATGTTGCCGCGCGCCACCCACACCCGCAGCGACCGCGAGGCCGCCAAGGGCAAGCAGAGCGGGCGCACGCAGGAAATCCAGCGCCTGATCGGCCGCTCGTTGCGGGCGGTGTTTGATCTCAAGGCGCTGGGCGAACGCACCATTTCGCTGGACTGCGATGTGTTGCAGGCCGATGGCGGCACCCGCACCGCGAGCATCACCGGCGCCTTCATCGCGGCACACGACGCGGTGACCCAGCTGCTGGCCGAAGGCAAGATCGCCACCTCGCCGATCAAGGACCATGTGGCCGCCATCTCGGTCGGCATCCTGCAGGGGATACCGCTGCTGGACCTGGAATACGTGGAAGATTCGGCCTGCGACACCGACATGAACGTGGTGATGACCGGCTCTGGCCACTTTGTGGAAGTGCAGGGCACGGCCGAGGGCGTGGCCTTCAGCCGCCAGGAAATGGACGCCTTGCTGGCGCTGGCTGAAAAGGGTGTGGCCGAACTGGTGGCGCTGCAGAAGCAGAGCCTCGAAGCGTGA
- the rdgB gene encoding RdgB/HAM1 family non-canonical purine NTP pyrophosphatase has protein sequence MRLVLASNNKGKLAELQALFAPLGVELVRQSDLGIPEAPEPHRTFIENALAKARHAARASGLPALADDAGLCVEAFGGLPGVDTAYYATQFGYEKGDANNVRALLEQMAQVDDRRAALVSTLVAVRSADDPEPLVASGRAPGLITREPIGDNGFGFDPVMYLPQFGCTFAQLSDEKKNANSHRGKAAQQMLELMRERWMA, from the coding sequence ATGCGACTCGTTCTGGCGTCCAACAACAAGGGCAAGCTCGCCGAGCTGCAGGCGCTGTTTGCGCCGCTCGGTGTGGAACTGGTGCGCCAGTCTGATCTGGGCATCCCGGAAGCGCCCGAGCCACACCGCACCTTCATTGAAAACGCCCTGGCCAAGGCGCGCCATGCCGCACGCGCGAGCGGTCTGCCCGCACTGGCCGATGATGCGGGCCTCTGCGTGGAGGCGTTTGGCGGTTTGCCCGGCGTGGACACCGCCTACTACGCCACGCAGTTCGGCTATGAGAAGGGCGACGCCAACAACGTGCGCGCCCTGCTGGAGCAGATGGCCCAGGTGGATGACCGCCGCGCTGCCCTGGTCAGCACTCTGGTGGCGGTGCGCAGTGCCGACGATCCCGAACCGCTGGTGGCCAGCGGCCGTGCGCCGGGGCTGATCACGCGCGAGCCCATCGGTGACAACGGTTTCGGTTTCGATCCGGTGATGTATCTGCCGCAGTTTGGCTGTACCTTCGCCCAGCTGAGCGACGAAAAGAAGAACGCCAACAGCCACCGCGGAAAAGCGGCGCAGCAGATGCTGGAACTGATGCGCGAACGGTGGATGGCATGA
- the hemW gene encoding radical SAM family heme chaperone HemW, producing the protein MNAASDRLKHWMRPGTLQLQGLPPLSLYIHLPWCLKKCPYCDFNSHEWSATSQPGQALPEQAYLDALRADLEAALPLIWGRAVHSVFIGGGTPSLFSPEAIDRLLGDVRALLRLDADAEITLEANPGTFEKDRFRAFRQAGVTRLSIGVQSFNDAHLKALGRVHDRAQAIAAVEEAAQAFDTFNLDIMYALPGQTLAQCEEDIRTALSFQPPHISIYHLTIEPNTVFAKFPPQVPQDDDAYAMLDRITELTAVQGLERYEVSAYARAGHRCWHNLNYWQFGDYLGIGAGAHSKLSFAHRVVRQVRAREPRLYMDKARAGDAVVSAEEVARRDLPFEYMLNALRLRHGFELQQFMDRTGLPLSSIQGALDRAVQQGLIESAGGVVAPTERGFDFLSDLQGLFLAD; encoded by the coding sequence ATGAACGCTGCCTCCGACCGCCTCAAACACTGGATGCGCCCGGGCACGCTGCAGCTGCAGGGCCTGCCGCCGCTCTCGCTCTACATCCACCTGCCATGGTGCTTGAAGAAGTGTCCTTACTGCGACTTCAACTCGCACGAATGGAGCGCCACCAGCCAACCCGGCCAGGCCCTGCCCGAACAGGCCTACCTGGACGCGCTGCGCGCCGATCTGGAAGCCGCCTTGCCGCTGATCTGGGGCCGCGCGGTGCACAGCGTGTTCATTGGCGGCGGCACGCCCAGCCTGTTTTCACCAGAGGCCATCGACCGCCTGCTGGGTGACGTGCGTGCCTTGCTGCGGCTGGATGCCGACGCCGAAATCACGCTCGAAGCCAACCCGGGCACCTTTGAGAAGGACCGCTTCCGCGCGTTCCGCCAGGCCGGCGTGACCCGCCTGTCGATCGGGGTGCAGAGCTTCAACGACGCGCACCTGAAAGCGCTGGGCCGGGTGCACGACCGCGCCCAGGCCATCGCCGCGGTGGAAGAGGCGGCGCAGGCCTTCGACACCTTCAACCTCGACATCATGTACGCGCTGCCGGGGCAGACGCTGGCGCAGTGCGAGGAAGACATCCGCACCGCGCTGTCGTTCCAGCCACCGCACATCTCGATCTACCACCTGACCATCGAACCGAACACCGTGTTCGCCAAATTCCCGCCCCAGGTGCCGCAGGACGACGACGCCTACGCCATGCTCGACCGCATCACCGAGCTCACCGCGGTGCAGGGGCTGGAGCGTTACGAGGTATCGGCCTACGCACGCGCGGGCCACCGCTGCTGGCACAACCTGAACTACTGGCAGTTTGGCGACTACCTGGGCATTGGCGCGGGCGCACACAGCAAACTCAGCTTCGCCCACCGCGTGGTGCGCCAGGTGCGCGCGCGCGAGCCACGCCTGTACATGGACAAAGCGCGCGCGGGCGATGCGGTGGTGAGCGCGGAAGAGGTGGCGCGGCGCGATCTGCCGTTCGAGTACATGCTCAACGCGCTGCGCCTGCGCCACGGTTTCGAGCTGCAGCAGTTCATGGACCGCACCGGGCTGCCGCTCTCCAGCATCCAGGGCGCGCTGGACCGCGCCGTGCAGCAGGGGCTGATCGAGTCGGCCGGTGGTGTGGTGGCGCCGACCGAGCGCGGTTTTGATTTCCTCAGCGATCTGCAGGGCCTGTTTCTGGCGGACTGA
- the ureG gene encoding urease accessory protein UreG, translating to MTALHHIPNRTKKLPPLRVGIGGPVGSGKTTLLEMLCKAMRDRYDLIAITNDIYTKEDQRLLTVSGALPADRIMGVETGGCPHTAIREDCSINLEAIDRMLGEHPNADIVFVESGGDNLAATFSPELSDLTIYVIDVAAGEKIPRKGGPGITKSDLFVINKTDLAPYVGADLEVMKADTARMRPDTTRRPWVMTNLKTLDGVAEVVRFIEQRGMLLEPAAMA from the coding sequence ATGACCGCCCTGCACCACATCCCGAACCGCACCAAGAAGCTCCCCCCACTGCGCGTGGGCATCGGCGGCCCGGTGGGCTCGGGCAAGACCACCCTGCTGGAAATGCTCTGCAAAGCCATGCGCGATCGCTACGACCTGATCGCCATCACCAACGACATCTACACCAAGGAAGACCAGCGCCTGCTCACGGTCAGCGGCGCGCTGCCCGCCGACCGCATCATGGGCGTCGAAACCGGCGGCTGCCCGCACACCGCCATCCGCGAAGACTGCTCCATCAACCTCGAAGCGATCGACCGCATGCTGGGCGAACACCCCAACGCCGACATCGTGTTCGTGGAGAGCGGCGGCGACAACCTGGCCGCCACCTTCAGCCCCGAGCTGAGCGACCTCACCATCTACGTGATCGACGTGGCCGCGGGCGAAAAAATCCCCCGCAAGGGCGGCCCCGGCATCACCAAGAGCGACCTCTTCGTCATCAACAAGACCGACCTCGCCCCCTACGTGGGCGCCGACCTGGAAGTGATGAAAGCCGACACCGCGCGCATGCGGCCCGACACCACGCGCCGCCCCTGGGTGATGACCAACCTCAAGACGCTGGACGGCGTGGCCGAAGTCGTGCGTTTCATCGAACAGCGCGGCATGCTGCTGGAACCCGCCGCGATGGCATGA
- a CDS encoding urease accessory protein UreF — protein MRTAEPAGAAQPSRSAAGLLQILWLASPALPVGGFSYSEGLEAAVDAGQVSDEASATRWLQDQLHLGLARADLAVVAQAIPAWRQGDLERIHALNAWVLQTRETAEFRLQTEQMGRSLLEWARNLGELGAGVFQRLQSAQLNPASYPVAMACAAASTDAAVRDSLIGFAFGWAENMVQAAIKSVPLGQSAGQRMLARLALEVPAAVDHAMTLTDDTRQAFTPLLAIHSARHETQYSRLFRS, from the coding sequence ATGCGCACGGCTGAACCGGCTGGCGCGGCGCAACCGTCGCGTTCCGCGGCCGGGCTGCTGCAGATCCTGTGGCTGGCCTCGCCCGCGCTGCCGGTGGGCGGCTTCTCCTACTCCGAAGGGCTGGAAGCCGCGGTGGACGCGGGCCAGGTGAGTGACGAAGCCAGTGCCACACGGTGGCTGCAAGACCAACTGCACCTGGGCCTGGCGCGCGCCGACCTCGCCGTGGTGGCGCAGGCCATCCCCGCCTGGCGCCAGGGCGATCTGGAGCGCATCCACGCGCTCAACGCCTGGGTGCTGCAGACCCGCGAAACCGCCGAATTCCGCCTGCAGACCGAGCAGATGGGCCGCTCGCTGCTCGAATGGGCGCGCAACCTCGGCGAGCTGGGCGCGGGCGTGTTTCAGCGCCTGCAATCGGCCCAACTGAACCCGGCCAGCTACCCCGTGGCCATGGCCTGCGCGGCCGCCAGCACCGACGCCGCGGTGCGCGACAGCCTGATCGGCTTCGCCTTTGGCTGGGCCGAGAACATGGTGCAGGCGGCCATCAAGTCGGTGCCACTGGGCCAGAGCGCGGGCCAGCGCATGCTCGCGCGGCTGGCGCTGGAGGTGCCCGCCGCGGTGGACCACGCCATGACGCTCACCGATGACACCCGCCAGGCCTTCACGCCGCTGCTGGCCATCCACTCGGCCCGCCACGAAACCCAATATTCCAGACTCTTCAGGTCCTGA
- the ureE gene encoding urease accessory protein UreE, giving the protein MLQASKLIPQAQGLAPALVRRAAHIELDWDVRQKSRFDATASDGRNVGVFLPRGTVVRGGDVLITQDGSLLRVVAAPQAVLRITACTDHHHGHTHDGAFDLMRAAYHLGNRHVPIELQPDHLKIEPDHVLADMLRAMHLTVVETREPFEPEAGAYGAHPPAGGHDHGHGHDHGHAKGHAHG; this is encoded by the coding sequence ATGCTTCAAGCTTCCAAGCTCATCCCCCAGGCCCAGGGCCTCGCCCCTGCGTTGGTGCGCCGTGCCGCGCACATCGAACTGGACTGGGATGTGCGCCAGAAGAGCCGTTTTGACGCCACCGCGTCCGACGGCCGCAATGTGGGCGTTTTCCTGCCGCGCGGCACCGTGGTGCGCGGCGGCGATGTGCTGATCACCCAGGACGGCTCGCTCCTGCGCGTGGTGGCCGCGCCGCAAGCCGTGCTGCGCATCACCGCCTGCACCGACCACCACCACGGCCACACGCACGACGGCGCCTTCGACCTCATGCGCGCCGCCTACCACCTGGGCAACCGCCACGTGCCCATCGAGCTGCAACCCGACCACCTCAAGATCGAGCCCGACCACGTGCTGGCCGACATGCTGCGCGCCATGCACCTCACGGTGGTGGAAACCCGCGAACCCTTCGAGCCCGAAGCTGGCGCCTATGGCGCGCACCCACCGGCTGGGGGGCACGACCACGGGCATGGCCACGATCACGGCCACGCCAAGGGCCATGCGCACGGCTGA
- the ureC gene encoding urease subunit alpha, which yields MATIPRSAYADMFGPTVGDRVRLADTGLIVEVEKDFTLAAGGYGEEAKFGGGKTIRDGMAQSQRTRAQGAMDTVLTNALIIDHWGIVKADIGLKDGRIAAIGKSGNPDTMPGVDIVIGPGTEIISCEGHIVTAGGIDSHIHFICPQQVDEALASGVTTMLGGGTGPATGTFATTCTPGPWHIERMLQAADGLSMNLGFLGKGNASRPEALHEQVAAGAIGLKLHEDWGTTPSAISNCLDVAEAADVQVAIHSDTLNESGFVENTIAATKGRTLCAFHTEGAGGGHAPDIIRVVGEANFLPSSTNPTMPYTVNTLDEHVDMLMVCHHLDAAIPEDLAFAESRIRRETIAAEDMLHDMGAISIMSSDSQAMGRVGEVVIRTWQTADKMKSQRGTLPEDSSRNDNFRVKRYIAKYTINPAIAHGIAHTVGSLEVGKWADIVVWKPAFFGVKPALVVQGGTISLAAMGDPNASIPTPQPVHYRPMFGGFGRSLARGSLTFISQAGLAAGVGERYGLQKTTVAVQGCRSITKANMVHNRYLPKMEIDPQRYTVRADGVLLTCEPASKLPMAQRYFLF from the coding sequence ATGGCAACCATCCCCCGCAGCGCCTACGCCGACATGTTCGGCCCCACCGTGGGCGACCGTGTGCGACTGGCCGACACCGGCCTGATCGTGGAAGTGGAAAAAGACTTCACCCTGGCCGCCGGTGGCTACGGCGAAGAGGCCAAGTTCGGCGGCGGCAAGACCATCCGCGACGGCATGGCGCAGTCGCAAAGAACCCGGGCGCAGGGCGCGATGGACACGGTGCTGACCAACGCGCTCATCATCGACCACTGGGGCATCGTCAAGGCCGACATCGGCCTCAAGGACGGCCGCATCGCCGCCATCGGCAAGTCCGGCAACCCCGACACCATGCCGGGCGTGGACATCGTCATCGGCCCGGGCACCGAGATCATCAGCTGCGAGGGCCACATCGTCACCGCCGGCGGTATCGACAGCCACATCCACTTCATCTGCCCGCAACAGGTGGACGAGGCCCTGGCCTCTGGCGTCACCACCATGCTCGGCGGCGGCACCGGGCCGGCCACCGGCACCTTCGCCACCACCTGCACACCCGGCCCCTGGCACATCGAGCGCATGCTACAGGCGGCCGACGGCCTGTCCATGAACCTGGGCTTCCTGGGCAAGGGCAACGCCAGTCGGCCCGAGGCCCTGCACGAGCAGGTGGCGGCCGGCGCCATCGGCCTGAAGCTGCACGAAGACTGGGGCACCACGCCCTCGGCCATCAGCAACTGCCTGGACGTGGCCGAAGCGGCCGACGTGCAGGTCGCGATCCACAGCGACACGCTCAACGAGTCGGGTTTTGTCGAGAACACCATCGCGGCCACCAAGGGCCGCACGCTCTGCGCCTTCCACACCGAGGGCGCGGGCGGCGGCCACGCGCCCGACATCATCCGCGTGGTGGGCGAGGCCAACTTCCTGCCCTCCAGCACCAACCCGACCATGCCCTACACCGTCAACACGCTCGACGAGCATGTGGACATGCTCATGGTCTGCCACCACCTGGACGCCGCCATCCCCGAAGACCTGGCCTTCGCCGAGAGCCGCATCCGCCGCGAGACCATCGCGGCCGAAGACATGCTGCACGACATGGGCGCCATCAGCATCATGAGCAGTGACAGCCAGGCCATGGGCCGCGTGGGCGAGGTGGTGATCCGCACCTGGCAGACGGCCGACAAGATGAAAAGCCAGCGCGGCACCTTGCCCGAAGACAGCAGCCGCAACGACAACTTCCGCGTCAAGCGCTACATCGCCAAATACACCATCAACCCGGCCATCGCGCACGGCATCGCACACACCGTGGGTTCGCTCGAAGTGGGCAAGTGGGCCGACATCGTGGTCTGGAAACCGGCCTTCTTCGGTGTCAAGCCGGCACTCGTGGTCCAGGGCGGCACGATCTCGCTGGCCGCCATGGGCGACCCCAACGCCTCCATCCCCACGCCACAGCCGGTGCACTACCGGCCCATGTTCGGCGGTTTTGGCCGCTCGCTGGCGCGCGGCAGCCTCACCTTTATCTCCCAAGCGGGCCTGGCCGCGGGCGTGGGCGAGCGCTACGGCCTGCAGAAAACCACCGTGGCCGTGCAGGGCTGCCGCAGCATCACCAAGGCGAACATGGTGCACAACCGCTACCTGCCGAAGATGGAGATCGACCCGCAGCGCTACACCGTGCGGGCCGACGGCGTGCTGCTGACTTGCGAGCCCGCCAGCAAACTTCCGATGGCGCAGCGATACTTCTTGTTCTGA
- a CDS encoding urease subunit beta, with product MIPGELFTDAGEHALNPGRRTLTLVVQNTADRPVQVGSHYHFAETNGALDFDRTAAQGMRLNIASGTAVRFEPGQQRTVELVDYAGDRMVIGFRGLVQGAV from the coding sequence ATGATCCCCGGCGAACTCTTCACCGACGCGGGCGAGCACGCCCTCAACCCCGGCCGCCGCACGCTCACGCTGGTGGTGCAGAACACGGCCGACCGGCCGGTGCAGGTGGGCTCGCACTACCACTTTGCCGAAACCAACGGCGCGCTGGACTTCGACCGCACCGCCGCCCAAGGCATGCGGCTGAACATCGCTTCGGGCACGGCCGTGCGTTTCGAGCCCGGACAACAACGCACCGTGGAGCTGGTGGACTATGCGGGCGACCGCATGGTCATCGGTTTCCGTGGCCTGGTGCAGGGCGCCGTCTAA
- a CDS encoding urease subunit gamma — translation MELTPREKDKLLIFTAALLAERRKARGLKLNYPEAVALISAAVMEGARDGKTVAQLMSEGRNVLTRDDVMEGIAEMIPDIQVEATFPDGTKLVTVHTPIT, via the coding sequence ATGGAACTTACCCCTCGTGAAAAAGACAAGCTGCTGATCTTCACCGCCGCCTTGCTGGCCGAGCGGCGCAAGGCGCGTGGCCTGAAGCTCAACTACCCCGAAGCCGTGGCCCTGATCTCGGCCGCCGTGATGGAGGGTGCGCGCGACGGCAAGACCGTGGCCCAGCTCATGAGCGAAGGCCGCAACGTGCTCACGCGCGACGACGTGATGGAAGGCATCGCCGAGATGATCCCGGACATCCAGGTGGAGGCCACGTTTCCGGACGGTACGAAGCTCGTGACGGTGCATACGCCGATCACTTGA